The Metabacillus schmidteae nucleotide sequence ACGCTTTATTCTTCTTAAATATGTACGAAGTGATTGGTCAAATCGATATTTGTCTTTAATTTGCTCAATCTCACCAAGACATACATCTACTATGGCTTGTGATAAGATTTTATGAGCTAAAGTATTATCAATATTTGTCATCATTTCAAGTGACCTTGCCAGTAGATAATCCCCAGTATACATAGCAATTCGGTTATCCCATTTTGCTTTTACAGTTGGTTGACCTCTTCTCAGTTCAGCATCATCAATAACATCATCATGAACAAGTGAAGCCATATGTATTGTTTCTAACGTAACGGCTACATGTTTAACTCTGTTAATATCATAGTTTCCGAACATAGAAGACAGCAGAACAAACACCGGCCGAATTCGTTTACCACCTGCTTTTAGAAGTTCTAAATTCGCTTCCCGCAATAAAGGGTATTCTGAAACTGCCGTTTTCTCTAATTCTTGTTCAATTATATTAAGGTCATTATTTAAAAAAGAGTACATTGCTTTTAATTTCATACGTTTTCACCTTAAACTCCGATTCATTGTTATGTATAAAGAGGACCCTATAATAATGAATGACCACTACAGAAAAGTGGTCATACCCCTCATTTTTATCTACGTTCTTCTTTTTCCTTAACACCAAGATGCATCGCTGCAACACCGCCTGTAAAGGCCTTAACTTGAACATCGTTGAAGCCTGCTTCTTTAAACATAGCTGCTAGTTCAGTCATTCCAGGGAAATCACGTGCAGATTCCTGAAGCCATGAGTACTCATTATAGCTTTTCGCAAAAATTTTCCCAAATAGTGGCATGATATAGCGGAAATACAAATTGAAGAATTGCTTAAATACCGGCAGAGTTGGTTTGGATGTTTCTAAACAAACTGCCTTTCCACCTGGTTTTAATACTCGATTCATTTCCTTCAATACTTGCATGTAATCCGGAACATTCCGTAGACCAAATCCTATCGTCACAAAATCAAAACTATCATCTTCAAAAGGAAGTTGCATAGCATTGCCATGAATTAATCTTACATTTTGCAATCCCAGCTGTTCTACCTTCTGTTGACCAACCTTCAACATATTTTGGCTAAAGTCCAGACCTGTTACACTTCCTTTTGGACCAACTGCATCAGCTAGGGCAATGCTCCAGTCTGCTGTACCACAACAAACGTCTAATGCTGAATGTCCTTTTTTAACATTCATTCGTTTCATTGTTTCTTTTCGCCATGCTTTATGGCGCTGGAAGCTAATGACAGAATTCATTTGATCATAATTTTCATAAATTTTCTCAAAAACTCCATGGACTCTTTCTTCTTTCGACTGACCCATACTTATAACCCTTCTTCCACTGTCTTTTTCTCATTTAAAATGCAATCGTGAAAACGGATTGAATGAAGACGATCCAATAAAAGATCTCTATAGCCAGGTCCTCTTAGAAATGCTGTAGGAAGGTGTGAAATCGATTTATCAAAATACATATTACACGCATCTGTTAAATAGCTTATTGAAAATTGACTTCGTTTTAACCCTCTAATAAGTTGAGATTTCT carries:
- the hepT gene encoding heptaprenyl diphosphate synthase component II, which translates into the protein MKLKAMYSFLNNDLNIIEQELEKTAVSEYPLLREANLELLKAGGKRIRPVFVLLSSMFGNYDINRVKHVAVTLETIHMASLVHDDVIDDAELRRGQPTVKAKWDNRIAMYTGDYLLARSLEMMTNIDNTLAHKILSQAIVDVCLGEIEQIKDKYRFDQSLRTYLRRIKRKTALLIAVSCQLGAISSGTSEEIHKKLYWFGYYVGMSFQITDDILDFTSTAEELGKPVGSDLLQGNITLPVLFALENSSIKKEIEKISIDTTAGDIEPVLEMILSSGVIEKSVQISDRYLQKAFLVLEELPKNKARSTLYSIARYIGKRKF
- a CDS encoding demethylmenaquinone methyltransferase → MGQSKEERVHGVFEKIYENYDQMNSVISFQRHKAWRKETMKRMNVKKGHSALDVCCGTADWSIALADAVGPKGSVTGLDFSQNMLKVGQQKVEQLGLQNVRLIHGNAMQLPFEDDSFDFVTIGFGLRNVPDYMQVLKEMNRVLKPGGKAVCLETSKPTLPVFKQFFNLYFRYIMPLFGKIFAKSYNEYSWLQESARDFPGMTELAAMFKEAGFNDVQVKAFTGGVAAMHLGVKEKEERR